A genomic stretch from Limnobacter thiooxidans includes:
- the rpmG gene encoding 50S ribosomal protein L33 — MAKGGREKIKLESSAGTGHFYTTTKNKRTKPEKIEIMKYDPVVRKHVSYKETKLK, encoded by the coding sequence ATGGCTAAAGGCGGTCGCGAAAAAATCAAACTCGAATCTTCTGCAGGTACTGGTCACTTCTACACCACGACCAAGAACAAGCGTACGAAGCCCGAGAAAATTGAAATCATGAAATACGATCCAGTGGTTCGTAAGCATGTGTCATACAAAGAAACCAAGCTGAAGTAA
- the rpmB gene encoding 50S ribosomal protein L28, whose protein sequence is MARVCQVTGKRPMVGNKVSHANNKTKRRFLPNLQSRKFWVESENRWVRLRLTNNALRTIDKNGIDSVLADLRARGEI, encoded by the coding sequence ATGGCTCGCGTATGTCAAGTAACGGGTAAGCGCCCGATGGTCGGAAACAAAGTTTCCCACGCCAACAACAAAACAAAACGTCGTTTCCTGCCTAACTTGCAGTCACGCAAGTTCTGGGTTGAAAGCGAAAACCGCTGGGTTCGCCTGCGTCTAACAAACAACGCACTGCGCACGATCGACAAAAACGGCATCGACTCCGTTTTGGCTGATCTTCGTGCACGTGGCGAAATCTAA
- the radC gene encoding RadC family protein, translating into MSIQSWPKHDRPRERLIKQGAQALSDAELLAIFLRTGLPGKSAVDLAREMIAQFGGLQNLNRVSLTDWVQVRGLGEAKYAQLRACLEMAKRCLSHELQDPSTNLLASPERFEQFVRAQIGLSDIENFMAIALDSQLKVLDHKILSSGTVNKTAVFPREVLKFAIHTNAPRIMVAHNHPSNCCTPSSADDRLTRELHSALALVDIELVDHLVVGPSTGYSYRMNNRPPF; encoded by the coding sequence ATGAGTATTCAAAGCTGGCCCAAACACGATCGCCCCCGTGAGCGTTTGATCAAACAAGGCGCACAAGCCCTTTCCGACGCTGAACTGTTGGCGATTTTCCTGCGCACCGGCTTGCCAGGAAAAAGTGCGGTTGACCTGGCCCGTGAAATGATCGCCCAATTTGGCGGCCTGCAAAATTTGAACAGGGTGTCGCTGACAGACTGGGTTCAAGTCCGCGGCCTTGGCGAAGCCAAGTATGCCCAATTGCGTGCCTGCCTGGAAATGGCCAAGCGCTGCCTGAGCCATGAACTGCAAGACCCATCGACCAACCTGCTTGCTTCCCCGGAGCGGTTTGAACAGTTTGTGCGCGCCCAAATTGGGTTGAGCGACATTGAAAACTTCATGGCCATTGCGCTGGACAGCCAATTAAAAGTACTGGATCACAAGATACTGTCCAGCGGCACAGTGAACAAAACCGCTGTTTTTCCACGGGAAGTATTGAAATTCGCCATTCATACCAATGCCCCGCGCATCATGGTGGCCCACAACCACCCCAGTAACTGTTGCACGCCCAGCAGCGCAGACGATCGGCTCACCCGCGAATTGCACTCAGCCCTGGCACTGGTTGATATAGAATTGGTAGACCATTTGGTAGTGGGTCCCAGCACCGGTTACTCTTATCGAATGAACAACCGCCCACCTTTTTGA
- a CDS encoding FKBP-type peptidyl-prolyl cis-trans isomerase: MTDAVQPKPVVNESSFVTLHYRIRLADSQQVIVSTFEDKPATLSIGAGQLAEGLERCLYGMQAGQRDTFTLPAGSGYGDINPDLYRPVTKALLSKYAEEGTTFEPGEFVHFPAPDGGQFAGTVVEEREDDILFDFNHPLAGKALTFEVQLIGVL, encoded by the coding sequence ATGACCGACGCAGTACAGCCCAAACCCGTGGTGAACGAATCTTCTTTTGTGACACTGCATTACCGCATTCGCCTGGCCGACAGCCAGCAGGTGATTGTGTCTACCTTTGAAGACAAGCCCGCCACTTTGTCAATTGGTGCCGGGCAGTTGGCCGAGGGCCTTGAACGTTGCCTGTATGGAATGCAGGCAGGCCAGCGTGACACTTTCACTTTGCCTGCCGGCAGTGGTTATGGTGACATCAACCCGGATTTGTATCGCCCAGTGACCAAGGCCCTGTTGTCGAAGTATGCCGAGGAAGGCACGACCTTCGAGCCGGGCGAGTTCGTGCATTTTCCCGCACCCGATGGCGGCCAGTTTGCAGGCACCGTGGTCGAAGAGCGTGAAGACGATATTTTGTTTGACTTTAACCACCCCTTGGCCGGCAAGGCGCTGACTTTTGAAGTGCAGTTGATTGGGGTGTTGTGA